The genomic interval TTGAGTGTTAAAAGTTTTCTTAGGAATATAACTTAAAACAGGGGTTAGTTGTTTGACTTTgcttattgaaaattttcccggtttatttttcaagtttttggcAGCAAAGTGGCAGCAGATTAACAGACAACAACAATTCATGCACATGCACTTGCTTCAGGTAAAAGGACAACAACGTCTGTAGCTTATCCTCCTGAAGAAGTACTGAAAGAAAGATGTGCGTCGCATTATTTGTGAAGTATGGTCCAAAATCAGTGTGCAAATCTCTATACATTCCAATGCCACAATGAAAGAGGTGTcgtttgaattaaaaaaaaaagaacaaaaattaaaaaattgaaaaatataatgtcCTCCATCTAGATTACTTAATATATGGGGTTGTCAAATTGTGTGTTACCCACAGGCCACAGGCCACCTTACATTGTGGTGTAGGGTTAAGAATCACAATTCAACTTTGCTAGAATGACATGGAAAAGatttaagaattttcttttttcttttaatattttccttATCTTTCAGATGGTGAAAGTGTTCAATACAAAGAAATTATCTCTACAATCACTGGAAAAGGTGTTGTGATGTGAAGCAAATCTGTTGTTGAAAACGTCAGCTGATGCTGCGTTTTGGAAAGTCAAACTCGTATCTCCTGGAACGACATGTATGAAGGTCGTTTTGGTTAAGTGATGCACGAGAGTTTCACGTGCACGGATAAGTTGCGTTCTTGGTTCGTTAGAATCAGTTAACTCACATGACTGTCACGTGGTTTTCTGGGTTGGTTGCTGATTCGTTAACGAGCTGTTATATACAGCTGATTCTGGCAACAGAGAGGGGTGATGAAAGAGCTATTGTGAGTTGAGAAGACTGGAAACCAAAGGCTTCTTGAGAGACTCTGTAACAAGCTTGATAAACTCTCTGTAACTTCTTTGaacaatcaatagaattgggTTCTGTTTCTCCCGTGGATGTAAGCTAGACTGAAGCtagctgaaccacgttaattcttgttcttttctttatttctttcagtTCTAATAATCTGTGTGTATTCTGCTGGATTGATTCTTGGTGCATCTTGTTTGTTTGGTTGTGATCTTGGGAAGTGTTTTGAGTTGATTGGGATAGTTAGTCACTCTTAAACACTACAAAAggtttaaataataacattcaaacattttctcttgcttaatttttatctctatTCATTTTTGCAGCATCATCTATCTTATAATTCATTCATACTGGAAATGCTAAGTCACCTGATGCTGCAATCCTAAGAagctgttaattttttttttttctctagaAACAGAGTTTTATGAAATGTCATGCTCCATAGATCAGATTGGGGGACCTTCTTGGCCATCAATTGACATATGATCAGCTCATTTTCTCAAGCAATGATTATCTCTTTCAActggaaaatgtatatatcAGCTCATTGATTGACTCTGCTCACTCGCATACTGCTCTGTTATCTGCTAAAGATCTTCCCTTTGATAATCTTTTCCTTGCTTTACTTGCCTGCAACATGAGAAACCCCTTAGAAACACAGAACTTGTAACAATTAACAAACTAGAAAATGGTTATAATTCTTCCAAAAaagcaaattttcaaatgagtTTGCACGTCTGTTATTGAATATCATTTTCCCAATGAGCAAAACCATTTCTGCATAAGATGATAATACTAACCATTTCAGATCAAGCTGAATGATTTTAATCTTGAACTTTCAGTCAGAAGGTATCATATACTTggttgggaaaaaaaattgctacatatttacatatatagtCCAATAAgcttctctaatttttaagggATTAAATGTTGAGAAACAGACCTGTTTTTCCCAATCTGTAAATGTTGTTATGATGCCAAGCAGAAGTGTTTGTGTAAAAGCACCGGCTTGTATCCCGATCCATAGGCCCCTTCCTCTAGACTTTAACCAGAAACCCAAAATGGCAGCAGTTGGGACTGCACACAAATAATAAGCCCCAAGATTCACAAAAGCAGTTATATTCTGCCACCCACATCCTCTTGcaacacattaaaaataataaaaagaatttagaaacctgaaaaaaattatttctactTAAAGAGAACTATTTAGCAATTGAGAGAGTTGAAGAAGTTAATTTAACCTGAAAAGACTCCTTGTAAGCTATCCATGATGACAGACAAACAAACCAGAGGAGCCATGGTTGTGACATAATCCACAACTTGTCCCTCATTGCTGAAAACATAACCAAAAACACGCCGGCTGGCAAAGAGAGATGCACTTACTATGATAGTCTCCATGACTGCCATAAAGACCACAGCATAGACAGCTACACGGGCTCTTTGCACATTCCCAGCTCCTAGTCCATTTGAAACTCTAGTACTATAGAAGGAAATAATGGTTAATCTGCTAATTAGTTGatataaaacaattattatttaaatgattGTTATGAACAAACCTCACTGCACACCAAGTCCATAAGGGATTGCAGAGAGGGTTTGAATAGTACTGAGACTGCCCAAAGAAGTTGACAAATAATGAGCAGtcgggaaaaaaaagaaaaaaagaaaaaaaatctatttccTTTGGTAGGTGCTTCTCTGTATAGAACTTTCACATACAAAGTCTATGTCAACATACCATACAGATAGGACTGAAGTTTCAAGCTGTGGGTTAGGCAACAGCCCTGACATTAAAATGAGCAATTCAAATGACCACCATTCTAGGCtgcaaaattataaacaaaagaagatgCATGAAAATTTATGACGTGTCTACGATATCTATGAGAAGGGAAAATGAAACTCCAGAAGATAATTAACATACCAAACCATTACTGCAGAAGGGATAGCAAAGTGGAAGAACTCTCCAATTCCTCGGAACAACTCCATTGAAATTGGAGCCCTGGATTCTGCATAAGCAGTGGAGAACTTCATGTAAATTGCCAAGAAAGTTACATTCAACCAATACGATATACCAATTGCCAATGCTCCTCCAAGGTTTCCCAGTCCAGACTTGAATACCAAACCCCAACAGATGGGAATATGCAAACAAAGAGCGGCATAGGAGCTTAAGAACATGGGAATGATCAAACTTTGAGACTGAAAATATCGAATAAGCGCCTGCATTGCTGCATAAGCAAACAGAGCTGGAAGAAGCCAGATTATAAACTTGCCTACTTCGTGTGAAATCTGGGGGTCTTGGCCTACCAAAACTAGCAGCCTTCCCATGTAAATCCCTAGAAAGGAAAGCGGAAAACATACtaagaataaacaaaatattgcaGTGTAAATTTGAGTTCCAATTCTTTGATATTGCTGAGCTCCATATGCTTGCCCACATAATGTTTCCAGAGCACTTGCCATTCCTAACTgttttatgattaaatttttttaagacaaTCTttgtgattaaaattaaaaacataaataatttaaaaaatgctaGTCGGCAGACACCTACCaaattttttctcaatattGAATCCATCCGTAACCTACAAcgaacttaaatttaaaataccaaACTTATCCGCAATCTACAAAATTATTCGCAGTGgacatatttttgtaaatgggtttagacaaatttacatatttacgACTAATTTTTCCGTCCTAATAGCAGCGGTCGGCTATAGGATAGTGGTTTGCTATTGTTCTTTAGTTTTATACACAAGACATGTCAATGTATTTTTGAACAACTTGCTAGAGAtaacttcaaatttatttgcaaTCATACTATCACATGAtgtgaattaaattttttcagtTGCGAAAGAGAAAttggcccaaaaaaaaaggaggatTAGTGAAGTAATTACTAACAATTTATCTTGacaataaaagtttttattaacaaGTTGATGTGCAAAGAGAAATTATTATGGGTCGAAAAAAACCCAGCGTTAAATAAAAAGTGGAtgatatatatgtgtgttttTGGGCACCAAACAGATAGTGCAAAGTGCTAGCAAATTTTATAGATCTACTCCTCCAGCCTTGCCGACTTTTACCGCCTAATATTATCAGAATTTATTGAAAGctgtaaattacaaaaatgaaacTCTAAGCTACCTCCGTCAATtccacaaattaaataatagggGACccataagattttttttgtaaaaaaaatcatgggTCCTGTCCTGTTATAAGATTCACGAACTAAATAACAGGCCCTCTAGGATCagatgtattatttttaaaaaatatattaaaaaataatttagtccaatttttttataacaaattatatttgCGTCCAATGTGGATACATGCACAAAAGGCAAATGTCTTGTTGACTAATTGATCCATGATCAATTGATCATCATGCATGACGCAAAGGTCTTAAATGTAAAACAAATggcaaattttttgttaattattgtatGGTTATCTCTGACTGGTTGACCAAATTATTGATCTCATCGGTTAGCCTTTTAAATTAGGAATTGGGTCCATTTATTTGAGTGTTAAAAACTCTTTCTAACCTGtatgaacttttatttatttacggtcaaaatttattttttattttattttatttaataattaccaatcacataattatatttttttatataaaaattttgatgagGAGAAAATAATATCCTTTAAATTAACCTCAAAATGCGGTTGCACACAacgtaaaaaatatttaattaaagtcaTCGCACTAGTTCTTTGAATTCATCATTAATCGTTTTATTAATGGAAAATTGAAGCTTTCTGCTCAAGAAAGTGCATACCATAAATCACTATAAATTCAGAAACATATGTAATGAGTTAACAGCCATACACAACATCGATCACAAAAACCgataattcaaattcaatcttAGAATTATCATGGCTGAAGTGAAGCTTCATGGGACCCTGCTGAGTCCATTTGTTTACAGGGTGATTTGGGctctgaaattgaaaggcgTGCCATATGAATTTGTTTCCGAAGATCTCTCAAACAAAAGTGCATTGCTTTTGAAGTATAATCCGGTTCACAAGAAGATCCCAGTGCTCGTCCATGGCGGAAAACCAGTTTGTGAGTCCATGGTTATTCTACAATACATTGAAGAGACGTGGCCACAGAATCCCTCCTTGATGCCAAATAATCCTTATGATAGAGCTCATGCTCGATTCTGGATCAAATTCGCTGAAGACAAGGTTCGCTCACAACTCTGGCAAACACGTTTATGATTAAGttcattcttttcaaatttgtttatttattgatttattttaagatcTAGATGAGGTGACGAGGATAAGAAAATCCACCCGCCAAACACTAACTCTTATTCTCTATATGTACTCGAACTCGGGTGATGGCGCAAAGTGAAAGTGAATTCATAGCCAGTCGAGCCCAGCCACCCAGGggtctttttcatatttatttgtaaaaagttCTCTAAACTGTTAATTTCTGGTGTCTTCAAtgttttatccttaaatatGAAAAGATGTAATAAGTTAAAGTTAACACAACCGTTTTTAACTTCACGGGGAATTTTGATGACTTTTGAAGCATTGGGAAAAAGTGAATTTACTAGCTAATGACAGATTTTACAACTCAGTGGTTGAACTCTCttaattaacttattaaaCCTCTAATTAAAGTTTATTGCGACACGTGTGCATATTGTCTAACGATATTTCgcttttatatacatattattattaattaaccaTGTCGGTGATAAAATCAGATGTAAAATATTTGTGGCAGGGTGTTGCGGTTTGGAAAATGTTTCGTAGCACTGGACAAGAACTACAAAACACAATGAAGGAAGCCTTGGAAATGCTACAAACCGTTGAAGAGCATGGCTTGGGAGAGAAAAAATTTTTCAATGGAGACAATATTGGTTTAGTGGACCTAGCGTTTGGTTCAATTGTTTATTGGTTGCAAGTCATTGAAGATGCAGTGGGAGTTAAACTATTTGAATCACACAAATTCCCTCGCTTGCATGCCTggcttgaaaatttcaagcaagTCCCCATAATTGAAGAAAACCTTCCCAATCAGGATGAAATGTTGGTTGTTTTCAAACGCCGTCGTGAACAGTTGGTGGCTTCTGCTTGAATGCAGTAGCATAACATTTGTTTGTATGTCTCGCTTTGTGCTTGTTTTGGTATCTAAAAAcgtccttttttttctttttttaaattactgtCTTATGCTAAGTTCGGGGGACCAGCATAATGGTTACTTTTATggatatgaataataaaataagggaCTCGATTTgtctatatattaatttctatatttctcttaacaatattaaaaaaaataaatacaaaattataagagTAAAACATTAAACATTTATATATCCAATTTGAGGGTGATAATATTTCCaccctattattttttagacaCATCACACATCCAAGGGttgtgttttttgttttgtgtgaaaataaacttttttttcttttaacatgtTATAATTgtattgatatatttataatcatattTCTATTGGGACtcatttaaatcaattttattaaatcaaagtCCAAAATTTTACCCTCAATCCCTAATTAATGTTACAACTTCTAACTATTCAAATCGGGTCCAGCGTTGGTGCAGTGACGGCCTAGAGGGTGGTGGTTTGTTCTTCTTTAGTTGTTGACACATGATATTACATGGCTTGAGGTTTTCTCGTTGGCACGTTGCTACTCCAACAATTGgcttttgttatatttttttgggaaattatcagtcatatacccttaaatgacaccagTATCAAATGTGTTacaacacttttcaagtg from Citrus sinensis cultivar Valencia sweet orange chromosome 9, DVS_A1.0, whole genome shotgun sequence carries:
- the LOC102606849 gene encoding probable glutathione S-transferase, translating into MAEVKLHGTLLSPFVYRVIWALKLKGVPYEFVSEDLSNKSALLLKYNPVHKKIPVLVHGGKPVCESMVILQYIEETWPQNPSLMPNNPYDRAHARFWIKFAEDKGVAVWKMFRSTGQELQNTMKEALEMLQTVEEHGLGEKKFFNGDNIGLVDLAFGSIVYWLQVIEDAVGVKLFESHKFPRLHAWLENFKQVPIIEENLPNQDEMLVVFKRRREQLVASA
- the LOC127899675 gene encoding protein DETOXIFICATION 14-like; protein product: MASALETLCGQAYGAQQYQRIGTQIYTAIFCLFLVCFPLSFLGIYMGRLLVLVGQDPQISHEVGKFIIWLLPALFAYAAMQALIRYFQSQSLIIPMFLSSYAALCLHIPICWGLVFKSGLGNLGGALAIGISYWLNVTFLAIYMKFSTAYAESRAPISMELFRGIGEFFHFAIPSAVMVCLEWWSFELLILMSGLLPNPQLETSVLSVWYVDIDFVCESSIQRSTYQRK